The [Eubacterium] siraeum genome contains a region encoding:
- a CDS encoding carbohydrate ABC transporter permease, translated as MAKKEKVLEHTSALQQNRTDPDMKVKPTLIIHRIICYIVLIFFSILCLFFFYILLVNASRSHYDIMSGFSFLPGSQFINNFQSAISNTTIPVINGVINSLIIAACTAVLSIYFSAMTAYAIHVYDFKGKKFIFNFILLIMTIPTQVSALGFFSMCTDWGLRDTYIPLIVPAIAAPAVFFFMIQYMKSSLPIDIIEAARIDGSGEFRTFNTIVLPMLKPALAVQAIFSFVASWNNYFLPSLIIDTSTKKTMPIMIAQLRSADFLKFDMGQVYMFIFIAIIPVIIVYFCLSKFIIAGVSLGGVKE; from the coding sequence ATGGCAAAAAAGGAAAAGGTACTTGAACATACCTCAGCACTTCAGCAGAACAGAACAGATCCGGATATGAAGGTAAAGCCTACGCTTATTATTCACAGAATAATCTGTTATATCGTTCTTATCTTCTTCTCAATCCTGTGTTTGTTCTTCTTCTACATCCTGCTTGTTAACGCAAGCCGTTCACATTATGATATTATGTCCGGCTTTTCGTTCCTGCCGGGAAGCCAATTTATCAATAACTTCCAGAGTGCGATCTCAAATACAACGATACCTGTAATAAACGGTGTTATCAACAGCTTGATTATCGCAGCGTGTACAGCAGTATTATCAATTTATTTCTCGGCAATGACAGCGTATGCAATTCATGTATATGACTTCAAAGGTAAGAAATTTATCTTTAACTTCATATTACTTATCATGACGATTCCTACACAGGTTTCTGCGCTCGGTTTCTTCAGTATGTGTACCGATTGGGGACTCAGAGATACATATATTCCTCTTATAGTTCCTGCTATTGCGGCTCCTGCAGTGTTCTTCTTCATGATTCAGTACATGAAAAGCTCGCTTCCGATTGATATTATCGAGGCGGCAAGAATTGACGGTTCGGGCGAATTCAGAACATTCAACACGATCGTTCTTCCTATGCTGAAGCCTGCTCTTGCAGTACAGGCAATATTCAGCTTCGTTGCATCATGGAACAACTACTTCCTTCCTTCGTTGATCATTGATACATCAACAAAGAAGACAATGCCTATCATGATTGCACAGCTTCGTTCAGCAGACTTCTTAAAGTTCGATATGGGTCAGGTTTATATGTTCATTTTCATAGCAATCATACCTGTTATCATCGTTTATTTCTGCTTATCGAAATTCATCATCGCCGGTGTTTCACTCGGTGGTGTAAAGGAATAA
- a CDS encoding sugar ABC transporter permease, protein MAQAANAGSAPVKARKGQIGKYKKWGYIFMLPFTLVFLVFQAWPLIQTFYYSVFKYFKSGLSWVGPEFVGFDNFVAIFDMSKGSNILVLTWNTLIMWVLGFVPQIIISLLFAYWFTNVRLRLRCLGFFKTVMYMPNLIMASAFAMLIFSIFSDIGPINELIKHTTGGEAFRFLSYTGSTMGLVAFMNFIMWFGNTTILLMAAMMGINESVIEAAEIDGASSSQIFWKITLPLIRPILVYVMITSLIGGLQMFDVPQILTNGQGSPNNTTKTLIMYLNEQIGTSKNYGMAGALSVIIFIICAALSLVVYYFFAADRSNKKSKKGGK, encoded by the coding sequence ATGGCTCAGGCAGCTAACGCAGGAAGTGCGCCGGTAAAAGCCAGAAAAGGACAAATCGGGAAATATAAAAAATGGGGCTACATATTTATGCTCCCGTTCACATTAGTTTTCCTTGTTTTCCAGGCTTGGCCGCTTATTCAGACTTTCTATTACAGTGTGTTCAAATACTTCAAGTCGGGTCTTAGTTGGGTAGGACCGGAGTTTGTCGGATTTGATAACTTTGTGGCAATTTTTGATATGAGTAAAGGTAGCAATATACTTGTGCTCACATGGAATACGCTTATCATGTGGGTACTGGGATTTGTTCCGCAGATAATCATTTCATTACTTTTTGCTTACTGGTTTACAAATGTAAGACTTCGTTTAAGATGTCTTGGATTCTTCAAAACTGTAATGTATATGCCTAACCTTATCATGGCATCTGCATTTGCAATGCTGATATTCTCAATATTCTCCGATATCGGTCCTATCAACGAGCTTATCAAGCACACTACCGGCGGCGAGGCATTCAGATTCCTCAGCTATACGGGCAGTACAATGGGACTTGTAGCGTTTATGAACTTCATTATGTGGTTCGGTAACACGACAATTCTGCTGATGGCGGCAATGATGGGTATCAACGAATCTGTTATTGAGGCTGCTGAAATCGACGGTGCAAGCAGCTCACAGATATTCTGGAAGATAACACTTCCTCTTATCAGACCTATACTCGTATACGTTATGATCACTTCGCTGATCGGCGGTCTTCAGATGTTCGATGTACCGCAGATCCTTACTAACGGTCAGGGAAGCCCGAATAATACTACCAAGACGCTTATTATGTATCTGAACGAACAGATCGGTACATCTAAGAACTATGGTATGGCAGGTGCGCTTTCAGTAATTATATTCATTATTTGTGCGGCACTCAGCCTGGTTGTTTACTACTTCTTCGCTGCTGACAGAAGCAACAAGAAGTCAAAAAAAGGAGGTAAGTAA